The genomic interval AACTTATCTATCCTATCCATGCTAAAGAAAATATTGCTTTCATTCGCACTGGCCCGGCAGAATATTGTGTCGAGGTTGTTTCATACGTTACTTTCCGTATTAGGTATTGTGATTGGAGTGGCAGCATTGGTTACGATTCTTTCTATGATTGATGGAATGGAAAAGTATGCCCAGGAACAAATTACCAAAACCACTTCGCTGAAAGCAGTAAATATCCGCACAGAAACCCACAAAAACGTAAATGGTGTAAGATTAAAAAAAGAATCATATGCCTATCTGGATTATAGTCAATTTCAGCAACTGGTTGCCTCTCTTACACATCCGGCCAAAACCTATCTGAATTTCAACCAATCGCATGAAGTTAATCTACAAGGGAAAAATACTCCGGCTGGTGCTTTAACCATTGGCCGTGCTGCACCGGCGGCTACTGATGTAAATATGGCATATGGCAGGTATTTTACTAAAGCTGAAGTAGATAGCCAGGCGAAAGTAGCATATGTTAATCATGTTCTGGCCAGCCACCTGATGGGCAAAGATTCGCTTTCAGGTTTACTAAGGCAGAAAATTACTTTTAGCAATAAAGAAGTTCAGGTCATTGGCATACTGGCTCCTTCGGAATACCCATCCGAACAAGCACAATTGTTTACGCCGATCACGTTATTTTCCAAAGAAGAATTAGCTGCTGAGCCTCCTTTCTGCACCATTATAGCAGATGAAGTAGAAGCGGTTCCGGCCATCAAAGTACAAGTAGAAAAATGGCTCAGCCAGCAGTTTAAGGGGAAAGAAACAGACTTTGTAGTGGCCACTAATGAAATGAGGGTAAAACAAGCCGCCCAGGGATTTCTGCTGTTTAGGATCGTAATGGGCTTAATCGTGGGGATTTCCGTGATTGTAGGTGGTATTGGCGTGATGAATGTATTGCTTATCTCTGTAACTGAACGGACGGTAGAGATTGGCGTAAGAAAAGCATTGGGAGCAAAAAAACAGGATATTCTGCTGCAATTTCTGGCCGAATCCGTCAGCATTAGTTTGTTTGGCAGTTTCCTGGGCCTGGTGTTGGGAATACTCAGTACGATGGTGATAATTCCAGTCATTAAAATGCTTACCCAGGCTCCTTTTCAGGCGGCATATACCCTCACTACTTTCCTCATTATTGCTGCTATCGCTATTCTGATCGGAATTGTTTTTGGTACTTATCCGGCTGTACGAGCCGCCAGATTAGATCCGGTAGAAGCCATCCGGAGGGAGTAAGTGAATAAGTAAATGAGTGATGGAGTGAATGAAATGCAAGGCCATCTCAACAAAATTAATTCAACAATACTTATTATTGATTACTCGCTCAATCTCTCATTCACGCAATCACTCATTTTTATTTTCCATATTCCCTCCTGATGCCTCGCAATAGTTTAGCTTTATTTAGTAATTTCGCACAAATTTTTAATAGCCAATATGTTTAATTTCAAGAAAGTAAATAACCTGACTGGATGGCTTGTGTTTTTTATTGCGGCAGTGGTATACACACTTACTGTAGAGCCTACCGCCAGTTTCTGGGATTGCGGAGAATTTATAGCCGTTTCTTATAAACTCATGGTGCCTCACCCTCCTGGAGCGCCTTTTTTCCTGCTGGTGGGCCGGATGTTCTCCTTACTGGCTGCTGATGTAATGACCGTAGCTTTCTGGATCAATATGTCGTCGGTGCTGTGTAGCGCATTCACCATTCTGTTCCTGTTCTGGACAATTACTTTGCTGGGCAGAAAAGTACTGAAAGTGAGTGCTGAAAATCTGACTTCGGCGCAGACCTTTAGTTTGATGGGTGCTGGCGTGGTAGGTGCCCTGGCATATACCTTCTCCGATTCTTTCTGGTTTTCGGCGGTAGAAGCAGAAGTATATGCCATGTCGTCGTTCTTTACCGCTTTTGTATTCTGGGCCATTCTCAAATGGGAATTGATAGAAGATGAAAGTTCTTCCAACCGCTGGCTTCTATTGATTGCCTATATGATTGGCTTATCCATTGGGGTACACTTGTTGAATCTGGTAGCGATGCCAGCCCTGGGTCTGGTCTATTACTTCAAAAGACACAAGCAGACTTCTGCGGTGGGTATAATAACAGCCTTACTGATCAGTGGTGCTATTATTATGGCCATTATGGTTGGAATTATTCCCGGCTTGCCTAGTCTGGCTGGTAAAATGGAGATATTCTTTGTTAATAATTTGGGCTTACCTTTCGGATCAGGCATCTTATTTTTTACAGTTTTATTTCTGGGTGGGCTGGTGTATGGGATCTATTATTCTATAAAAAAGCAAAACGCTGTTTTAAACACCAGTCTGCTTTCGCTGGCATTTATTCTTATTGGTTATGCTTCGTATGCCATTATTCTGATACGGGCCGAATACAATCCTCCTATCAATGAAAACAACCCCAGTGATGTGCTTACCTTTGTGTACTATCTGAAAAGAGAACAATATGGCGATCGTCCCTTACTCTATGGCCCTAACTTTAATGCACAACTGGTAGATCAGCAGAAAGGCGAACCTTTGTACAGAAAAGGCGAAACTAAATATGAGATCTACGATTATAAACTCATCAACGAATTTGATCCTAAGGGAAATACCTTACTACCCCGAATGCACAGCCGCCAGCCAGGCCACGAACAGCTCTATCGCCAGATTGTGAACCTGAAGGAAGGCGAACGTCCAAACCTGGGCGATAATCTGGCATTTCTATTCAAACACCAGCTGGGACATATGTATTTCCGCTATTTCATGTGGAATTTTGTAGGCCGTGAGAGCGACATTGAAGGTGCCGGATGGCTTTCACCTCTCAGCCCTGGGCGGGATGAACTGCCATTTGAGCTGGCGACCAATAAAGGCCGGAATAACTTTTTCATGTTGCCTTTTATTCTGGGTTTAGTCGGGTTTTTATACCATTATGGAAAAGACAAACGGCGGTTCTTCATCGTTACCATGCTTTTCTTCCTCACTGGTATTGCCTTAATTCTCTACCTCAATTCTCCGCCGGTAGAACCCCGGGAACGGGATTATATTTATGTAGGTTCATTTTATGCGTTTGCGATATGGATAGGTCTGGGTGTAATGGCTCTGGCAGAAACATTAGGCCGCATTATTAAAAATCCGTCTGCTTCCTCTCTAACAGCCGGAGTAGTTTGCCTGGTAGTGCCGGGTGTGATGGCGGCTCAGGGATGGGACGACCATAACCGGTCTAAGCGCTATCATTCGGTAGATTCTGCCAAAAACCTGCTGAGTGCCTGTGCACCAAATGCGATCTTGTTTACCGGCGGCGATAATGATACATTCCCCTTATGGTATGTACAGGAAGTGGAAGGTTTCCGCACCGATGTGCGGGTGTGTAACCTGAGTTTGCTGGGTACAGAATGGTACATTCAGCAGATGAAACGCCCAACGTATGAGTCTAAGCCTTTGCCTATTTCGCTGGAACTGCCGCAGTATATTTCTGGTAAAAATGAGCAGATTCCGCTGGTAGAAAATCCGAATGTTAAAAATGGAATTTCCCTGCCGCAATACATAGATCTGGTAAGAAAAGATAATCCGGCTATTAAAATTGCCTACCGCGACGAACAATTAACTGTGCTTCCTTCCAGTACACTGGTGCAGCCAGTAGATAAACAAAAAGTATTGCAAAGCGGCATTATTATGCCTTCTCTACGTGATTCTTTGACTGAAAGAATGGTTTGGAATGTGA from Rhodocytophaga rosea carries:
- a CDS encoding glycosyltransferase family 117 protein, whose translation is MFNFKKVNNLTGWLVFFIAAVVYTLTVEPTASFWDCGEFIAVSYKLMVPHPPGAPFFLLVGRMFSLLAADVMTVAFWINMSSVLCSAFTILFLFWTITLLGRKVLKVSAENLTSAQTFSLMGAGVVGALAYTFSDSFWFSAVEAEVYAMSSFFTAFVFWAILKWELIEDESSSNRWLLLIAYMIGLSIGVHLLNLVAMPALGLVYYFKRHKQTSAVGIITALLISGAIIMAIMVGIIPGLPSLAGKMEIFFVNNLGLPFGSGILFFTVLFLGGLVYGIYYSIKKQNAVLNTSLLSLAFILIGYASYAIILIRAEYNPPINENNPSDVLTFVYYLKREQYGDRPLLYGPNFNAQLVDQQKGEPLYRKGETKYEIYDYKLINEFDPKGNTLLPRMHSRQPGHEQLYRQIVNLKEGERPNLGDNLAFLFKHQLGHMYFRYFMWNFVGRESDIEGAGWLSPLSPGRDELPFELATNKGRNNFFMLPFILGLVGFLYHYGKDKRRFFIVTMLFFLTGIALILYLNSPPVEPRERDYIYVGSFYAFAIWIGLGVMALAETLGRIIKNPSASSLTAGVVCLVVPGVMAAQGWDDHNRSKRYHSVDSAKNLLSACAPNAILFTGGDNDTFPLWYVQEVEGFRTDVRVCNLSLLGTEWYIQQMKRPTYESKPLPISLELPQYISGKNEQIPLVENPNVKNGISLPQYIDLVRKDNPAIKIAYRDEQLTVLPSSTLVQPVDKQKVLQSGIIMPSLRDSLTERMVWNVNRGDLLKPDLIILDMITTNNWERPIYFSSTLAPSSYLNLKEFMQVEGLVYRLLPVKVAGATQGYINSDLMYENMMKKMYWREMGNPNVYYDDNYRRFPINARLHFYRLADQLLNEGKKDKARAIALHSLEVLPDAGVPYDEMTANIVSVLVGVGETKKAQEVSDILSGRADQNLNYYLTKGRNNQREIQTNLYVLNQVAEAFTGKKEGEKYKAIFDKHYNNLVNTQGGL
- a CDS encoding ABC transporter permease, whose amino-acid sequence is MLKKILLSFALARQNIVSRLFHTLLSVLGIVIGVAALVTILSMIDGMEKYAQEQITKTTSLKAVNIRTETHKNVNGVRLKKESYAYLDYSQFQQLVASLTHPAKTYLNFNQSHEVNLQGKNTPAGALTIGRAAPAATDVNMAYGRYFTKAEVDSQAKVAYVNHVLASHLMGKDSLSGLLRQKITFSNKEVQVIGILAPSEYPSEQAQLFTPITLFSKEELAAEPPFCTIIADEVEAVPAIKVQVEKWLSQQFKGKETDFVVATNEMRVKQAAQGFLLFRIVMGLIVGISVIVGGIGVMNVLLISVTERTVEIGVRKALGAKKQDILLQFLAESVSISLFGSFLGLVLGILSTMVIIPVIKMLTQAPFQAAYTLTTFLIIAAIAILIGIVFGTYPAVRAARLDPVEAIRRE